The Chaetodon auriga isolate fChaAug3 chromosome 3, fChaAug3.hap1, whole genome shotgun sequence genome has a window encoding:
- the sft2d2a gene encoding SFT2 domain containing 2a, with the protein MDKLKSVLNGEEARRDDRTVLEAVNEASTLGWGTRVKGFIGCFVVGAACTVLGVCVLFIPRVGLTLFIVFYTFGNICALCSTMFLMGPLKQLKRMCDKTRALATIIMITCLVLTLCAAFWWKNFGLALLFCILQVLSFTWYSLSYIPFVREAILRMVSICLK; encoded by the exons ATGGATAAATTAAAGTCGGTGTTAAACGGCGAGGAGGCGCGCAGAGATGACCGAACTGTTTTAGAG GCTGTCAATGAAGCGTCTACCTTGGGCTGGGGCACACGTGTGAAGGGATTCATCGGCTGTTTCGTGGTCGGGGCCGCGTGCACCGTTTTG GGGGTGTGCGTGCTCTTCATCCCCAGGGTGGGGCTCACTCTCTTCATTGTGTTTTACACTTTTGGAAACATATGTGCTCTGTGCAG CACCATGTTCCTGATGGGGCCgctgaagcagctgaaaaggATGTGTGACAAAACAAGAGCGCTGGCCACCATAATCATGATT ACGTGCCTTGTGTTGACCCTCTGTGCAGCCTTCTGG TGGAAGAACTTTGGACTCGCTTTGTTATTTTGCATCTTGCAAGTCTTGTCGTTTACCTG GTACAGTCTGTCGTACATCCCGTTTGTGAG GGAGGCGATATTGAGGATGGTGTCCATCTGCTTGAAGTGA
- the tmem45a gene encoding transmembrane protein 45A, which translates to MGSFKGHALPGSFFLVAGIWWIGKHSLWYATRRNKNIGSTRLASRASQRRLEIIESSVILFFSFFGMMAEQFLADGPKLQLYDFAEKHWENLMNWQHATMYLFFGLAGTVTLIIHTTEAAPLALDRLMLAIAFFNEGFLFLYHLHGRSMLDVHVHQLLLYAIFGDALVTFLEVFHRGNIILELLRCTLTLLQGSWFWQIGFVLYPPHGPEWDLNDHNNMMFITMCYSWHLAFAMLVVSVLYCTVSCVVRSRLKRTPPMEMGLLKPRERDPESEDEIL; encoded by the exons ATGGGAAGCTTCAAGGGCCACGCGCTCCCCGGAAGCTTCTTTCTGGTGGCTGGGATCTGGTGGATAGGGAAGCACTCGCTCTGGTACGCCACCCGCAGGAACAAGAATATCGGTTCCACTCGGCTGGCCAGCAGAGCCTCGCAGCGCCGCCTGGAGATCATTGAAAGCTCTGTCatactcttcttctctttttttg GGATGATGGCCGAGCAGTTTTTGGCAGATGGACCCAAACTGCAGCTGTACGACTTTGCAGAGAAACACTGGGAGAATCTGATGAACTGGCAGCACGCCACCATGTATCTGTTCTTTGGTCTGGCTGGGACTGTGACTCTCATCATTCACACCACAGAGGCTGCACCGCTGGCACTGGATAGGCTAATGCTGGCTATCGCTTTCTTTAATGAAG GATTTCTTTTCCTCTACCACCTCCATGGCAGGAGTATGCTGGACGTCCATGTTCATCAGCTCCTTCTTTACGCCATCTTTGGTGATGCTCTTGTTACCTTCCTGGAGGTCTTCCACCGAGGTAACATTATCCTGGAGCTGCTGCGCTGCACCCTCACTCTCCTGCAGGGAAGCTGGTTCTGGCAG ATTGGTTTTGTGCTGTACCCTCCTCACGGCCCTGAGTGGGACCTGAATGATCATAACAACATGATGTTCATCACCATGTGTTACTCCTGGCACCTCGCCTTCGCCATGCTCGTCGTGAGCGTGCTCTACTGCACCGTCAGCTG TGTGGTTCGCTCCAGATTGAAGAGGACTCCTCCGATGGAAATGGGACTTCTGAAGCCCAGGGAGAGGGATCCAGAGTCAGAGGACGAGATTTTATGA